In the Populus trichocarpa isolate Nisqually-1 chromosome 1, P.trichocarpa_v4.1, whole genome shotgun sequence genome, one interval contains:
- the LOC7460572 gene encoding serine/threonine-protein kinase PBS1 isoform X1, translating into MGCFPCFDSREEEELNREKQSDDLKQTLPTVPSNISKLSSGSDRLRPRSNGGQSKRQLPSPKDAPGVNIAAQIFAFRELAAATKNFMPECFLGEGGFGRVYKGCLESTGQVVAVKQLDRNGLQGNREFLVEVLMLSLLHHPNLVNLIGYCADGDQRLLVYEFMPLGSLEDHLHDLPPEKEPLDWNTRMKIAAGAAKGLEYLHDKASPPVIYRDFKSSNILLEEGFNPKLSDFGLAKLGPTGDKSHVSTRVMGTYGYCAPEYAMTGQLTVKSDVYSFGVVFLELITGRKAIDSTQPHGEQNLVAWARPLFNDRRKFSKLADPRLQGRYPMRGLYQALAVASMCIQEQAAARPLIGDVVTALSYLANQAYEPNGHGHRGSGDRDEKRQRDERGGQLSRNEEGGGSGRRWDLDGSEKEDSPRETAKMLNRDLDRERAVAEAKMWGENWREKQRQNAQGSFDGSNG; encoded by the exons AtgggctgttttccttgttttgATTCAAGGGAAGAAGAGGAGCTGAATCGAGAGAAACAATCTGATGATCTGAAGCAAACTTTGCCTACTGTTCCTTCTAACATCTCCAAGTTGTCTTCtg GATCTGACAGGCTCAGACCAAGAAGCAACGGAGGACAATCCAAAAGGCAATTGCCAAGTCCAAAGGATGCACCTGGTGTCAATATAGCTGCTCAAATTTTTGCTTTTCGTGAACTTGCAGCTGCAACCAAGAATTTTATGCCGGAGTGTTTCTTAGGTGAAGGGGGATTCGGACGTGTATATAAAGGGTGTCTTGAGAGCACTGGTCAG GTTGTTGCTGTCAAACAATTGGATAGGAATGGCCTCCAGGGTAATAGGGAATTTCTAGTGGAGGTTCTCATGCTGAGCCTTTTACATCACCCAAACCTTGTGAACCTGATTGGCTATTGTGCTGATGGGGATCAGCGGCTCCTTGTCTATGAATTTATGCCCCTGGGATCATTGGAAGATCACCTTCACG ATCTTCCACCTGAGAAGGAACCACTAGATTGGAACACAAGAATGAAGATAGCGGCTGGTGCAGCCAAAGGTTTGGAATACCTGCATGATAAAGCAAGCCCTCCTGTTATTTATCGGGATTTTAAGTCATCCAACATTTTACTGGAAGAAGGATTTAATCCAAAGCTTTCTGATTTTGGGCTTGCAAAGCTTGGCCCCACTGGGGACAAGTCACATGTTTCCACCAGGGTTATGGGCACTTATGGTTACTGTGCTCCTGAGTATGCCATGACAGGACAATTGACTGTAAAATCTGACGTCTACAGTTTTGGGGTAGTGTTCTTAGAGCTGATAACTGGTCGTAAAGCAATTGACAGCACTCAACCACACGGAGAACAGAACCTTGTCGCATGG GCACGTCCATTATTCAATGATCGCAGGAAATTCTCAAAATTGGCAGATCCACGACTGCAGGGACGTTATCCAATGAGAGGACTCTACCAGGCTCTAGCTGTGGCATCCATGTGCATCCAGGAGCAGGCTGCTGCACGTCCTCTCATTGGGGATGTGGTCACCGCACTTTCTTATTTAGCGAACCAGGCTTATGAACCTAATGGTCATGGCCACAGAGGTTCAGGGGACAGGGATGAAAAAAGACAGAGAGATGAGAGAGGTGGACAGTTATCAAGGAATGAGGAAGGTGGAGGATCGGGACGCAGATGGGACTTGGATGGGTCCGAGAAAGAGGACTCACCAAGAGAAACTGCTAAGATGTTAAACAGGGATTTAGATAGAGAACGAGCAGTTGCTGAGGCCAAGATGTGGGGAGAAAATTGGAGAGAGAAACAACGCCAAAATGCTCAAGGAAGTTTTGATGGCAGTAATGGATAG
- the LOC7460572 gene encoding serine/threonine-protein kinase PBS1 isoform X2: protein MLSLLHHPNLVNLIGYCADGDQRLLVYEFMPLGSLEDHLHDLPPEKEPLDWNTRMKIAAGAAKGLEYLHDKASPPVIYRDFKSSNILLEEGFNPKLSDFGLAKLGPTGDKSHVSTRVMGTYGYCAPEYAMTGQLTVKSDVYSFGVVFLELITGRKAIDSTQPHGEQNLVAWARPLFNDRRKFSKLADPRLQGRYPMRGLYQALAVASMCIQEQAAARPLIGDVVTALSYLANQAYEPNGHGHRGSGDRDEKRQRDERGGQLSRNEEGGGSGRRWDLDGSEKEDSPRETAKMLNRDLDRERAVAEAKMWGENWREKQRQNAQGSFDGSNG from the exons ATGCTGAGCCTTTTACATCACCCAAACCTTGTGAACCTGATTGGCTATTGTGCTGATGGGGATCAGCGGCTCCTTGTCTATGAATTTATGCCCCTGGGATCATTGGAAGATCACCTTCACG ATCTTCCACCTGAGAAGGAACCACTAGATTGGAACACAAGAATGAAGATAGCGGCTGGTGCAGCCAAAGGTTTGGAATACCTGCATGATAAAGCAAGCCCTCCTGTTATTTATCGGGATTTTAAGTCATCCAACATTTTACTGGAAGAAGGATTTAATCCAAAGCTTTCTGATTTTGGGCTTGCAAAGCTTGGCCCCACTGGGGACAAGTCACATGTTTCCACCAGGGTTATGGGCACTTATGGTTACTGTGCTCCTGAGTATGCCATGACAGGACAATTGACTGTAAAATCTGACGTCTACAGTTTTGGGGTAGTGTTCTTAGAGCTGATAACTGGTCGTAAAGCAATTGACAGCACTCAACCACACGGAGAACAGAACCTTGTCGCATGG GCACGTCCATTATTCAATGATCGCAGGAAATTCTCAAAATTGGCAGATCCACGACTGCAGGGACGTTATCCAATGAGAGGACTCTACCAGGCTCTAGCTGTGGCATCCATGTGCATCCAGGAGCAGGCTGCTGCACGTCCTCTCATTGGGGATGTGGTCACCGCACTTTCTTATTTAGCGAACCAGGCTTATGAACCTAATGGTCATGGCCACAGAGGTTCAGGGGACAGGGATGAAAAAAGACAGAGAGATGAGAGAGGTGGACAGTTATCAAGGAATGAGGAAGGTGGAGGATCGGGACGCAGATGGGACTTGGATGGGTCCGAGAAAGAGGACTCACCAAGAGAAACTGCTAAGATGTTAAACAGGGATTTAGATAGAGAACGAGCAGTTGCTGAGGCCAAGATGTGGGGAGAAAATTGGAGAGAGAAACAACGCCAAAATGCTCAAGGAAGTTTTGATGGCAGTAATGGATAG
- the LOC7482802 gene encoding bidirectional sugar transporter SWEET15 isoform X2: MTGNIISFMVYLAPVPTFIRILRKKSTEDFQSLPYLVALFSSMLWLYYAMLKNDEILLVTINSFGCVIETIYIAIYIAYATRESKVSTIKLLLSMNMGLFSLIILLTHFLASGSTRVKALGWLCVAFSVCVFAAPLNIVKQIIRTKSVEFMPFTLSFFLTLSAVIWFAYGLFIKDMCVALPNILGFVLGLLQMLLYGIYRNAEKKKIPAENLKSIVILGTLGASEVYPVDPQPDVSAAEHDQTEESKENEKSMEASHDDLQSNECAV, encoded by the exons ATGACAGGTAACATCATCTCATTCATGGTGTACCTGGCTCCAGT GCCAACATTTATCAggattttaaggaaaaaatcaaCAGAAGATTTCCAATCCTTGCCTTATCTCGTGGCATTGTTTAGTTCTATGCTTTGGCTCTACTATGCAATGCTCAAAAACGATGAAATTCTTCTTGTCACCATCAACTCATTTGGATGTGTCATAGAGACTATATACATTGCCATTTATATCGCTTATGCAACAAGAGAGAGCAAG GTCTCAACAATCAAATTGCTTCTTTCTATGAACATGGGGTTGTTCTCGTTGATCATTCTCCTTACACATTTTCTTGCAAGTGGTTCAACTCGTGTCAAGGCTCTTGGTTGGCTTTGTGTTGCCTTCTCTGTATGCGTTTTTGCAGCACCCTTAAACATTGTG AAACAAATCATTCGAACAAAGAGCGTTGAGTTCATGCCGTTCACCTTGTCATTTTTCCTTACGTTGAGCGCTGTCATATGGTTTGCCTATGGCCTTTTCATCAAGGACATGTGTGTTGCT CTTCCGAACATCTTGGGCTTCGTCTTGGGGTTACTTCAGATGCTGCTGTATGGAATCTACAGAAATgcagagaaaaagaagataCCAGCTGAAAACTTGAAGAGCATTGTCATACTAGGCACATTAGGGGCTTCTGAAGTATATCCAGTTGATCCTCAACCTGATGTGAGTGCAGCGGAGCATGACCAAACAGAGGAGTCTAAGGAGAATGAGAAAAGCATGGAAGCTTCCCACGATGACCTCCAATCAAATGAATGTGCAGTTTGA
- the LOC7482802 gene encoding bidirectional sugar transporter SWEET15 isoform X1 produces the protein MAVMNMQHPLAFTFGILGNIISFMVYLAPVPTFIRILRKKSTEDFQSLPYLVALFSSMLWLYYAMLKNDEILLVTINSFGCVIETIYIAIYIAYATRESKVSTIKLLLSMNMGLFSLIILLTHFLASGSTRVKALGWLCVAFSVCVFAAPLNIVKQIIRTKSVEFMPFTLSFFLTLSAVIWFAYGLFIKDMCVALPNILGFVLGLLQMLLYGIYRNAEKKKIPAENLKSIVILGTLGASEVYPVDPQPDVSAAEHDQTEESKENEKSMEASHDDLQSNECAV, from the exons ATGGCAGTGATGAACATGCAGCATCCTTTGGCATTTACGTTCGGCATCCTCG GTAACATCATCTCATTCATGGTGTACCTGGCTCCAGT GCCAACATTTATCAggattttaaggaaaaaatcaaCAGAAGATTTCCAATCCTTGCCTTATCTCGTGGCATTGTTTAGTTCTATGCTTTGGCTCTACTATGCAATGCTCAAAAACGATGAAATTCTTCTTGTCACCATCAACTCATTTGGATGTGTCATAGAGACTATATACATTGCCATTTATATCGCTTATGCAACAAGAGAGAGCAAG GTCTCAACAATCAAATTGCTTCTTTCTATGAACATGGGGTTGTTCTCGTTGATCATTCTCCTTACACATTTTCTTGCAAGTGGTTCAACTCGTGTCAAGGCTCTTGGTTGGCTTTGTGTTGCCTTCTCTGTATGCGTTTTTGCAGCACCCTTAAACATTGTG AAACAAATCATTCGAACAAAGAGCGTTGAGTTCATGCCGTTCACCTTGTCATTTTTCCTTACGTTGAGCGCTGTCATATGGTTTGCCTATGGCCTTTTCATCAAGGACATGTGTGTTGCT CTTCCGAACATCTTGGGCTTCGTCTTGGGGTTACTTCAGATGCTGCTGTATGGAATCTACAGAAATgcagagaaaaagaagataCCAGCTGAAAACTTGAAGAGCATTGTCATACTAGGCACATTAGGGGCTTCTGAAGTATATCCAGTTGATCCTCAACCTGATGTGAGTGCAGCGGAGCATGACCAAACAGAGGAGTCTAAGGAGAATGAGAAAAGCATGGAAGCTTCCCACGATGACCTCCAATCAAATGAATGTGCAGTTTGA
- the LOC7460573 gene encoding delta(3,5)-Delta(2,4)-dienoyl-CoA isomerase, peroxisomal, with translation MEHYKTLHVFQKSPNSGVFQLNLNRPSQRNALSRDFFTEFPIALQSLDQNPNASVIVLSGTGDHFCSGIDIKTLNSIANDSGDRGRSGERLRRDIKFLQDAITAIERCRKPVIAAIKGACIGGGIDIVTACDIRYCSEDAFFSVKEVDLGLTADLGTLQRLPGIVGFGNAMELALTGRRFSGQEAKEFGLVSQVFGSNEELDEGVKIIAEGIAAKSPLAVTGTKAVLLRSRESSLEQGLDYVATWNSSMLVSDDLMEAVSAHLQKRKPTFSKL, from the exons ATGGAGCACTACAAAACTCTCCATGTATTCCAAAAATCCCCAAACTCAGGTGTTTTCCAATTAAATCTCAACCGTCCATCTCAGCGAAACGCCTTATCGCGTGATTTCTTCACTGAATTCCCGATTGCTCTCCAATCCCTCGACCAAAACCCTAACGCGTCCGTCATCGTCCTCTCCGGAACCGGCGACCATTTCTGCTCCGGTATCGacataaaaaccctaaactccaTCGCCAACGATTCCGGCGATCGCGGACGATCCGGAGAGAGGCTCCGGCGAGACATTAAGTTCCTGCAGGACGCGATCACGGCGATCGAGCGGTGCAGGAAGCCTGTGATCGCTGCGATAAAAGGAGCGTGTATCGGTGGCGGCATCGATATTGTGACAGCTTGTGACATTCGGTATTGTAGTGAAGATGCTTTTTTTTCGGTGAAGGAAGTTGATTTGGGGTTAACGGCTGATTTAGGGACGTTACAGAGGTTGCCGGGGATTGTTGGATTTGGTAATGCAATGGAATTGGCTTTGACTGGTCGGAGGTTCTCGGGTCAGGAAGCCAAggagtttggtttggtttctcaGGTTTTTGGTTCTAACGAGGAATTGGATGAGGGTGTGAAAATCATCGCCGAGG GGATTGCAGCAAAGTCGCCTCTTGCTGTCACTGGGACAAAAGCCGTTCTATTAAGAAGTCGCGAATCCAGTTTGGAACAGGGATTGGATTATGTAGCCACTTGGAACTCGTCAATGCTTGTGTCTGATGATCTCATGGAGGCAGTCTCAGCACATTTACAGAAAAGAAAACCCACCTTTTCGAAGCTTTGA
- the LOC7460574 gene encoding glycerophosphodiester phosphodiesterase GDPD1, chloroplastic: MALKAAHVYDVPKLDQVQENAALALCSSRLITQCVNIEGSDDTKRGFKFGKFVVMGHRGSGKNMLQSCDRRMKSIKENSILSFISASKLPLDFIEFDVQVTKDDCPVIFHDNFILTEHKGELIEKRVTDLTLDEFRSYGPQDEGGSEGKSLFKKTKDGRIFEWKVEEDAPFCTLQEVFQRVDDTMGFNVELKFDDNIIYKEEELKHILQVILQVVFEHAKERPVMFSSFQPDAALLMRKLQSTYPVFFLTNGGSEIYTDVRRNSLDEAIKVCTEGGLQGIVSEVKAVFRNPGAVTRIKESKLSLITYGQLNNVPEVVHMQHLMGIEGVIVDLVHEITEAVSHFVDSAKDGEESGLFEEEGKIQVKTKPRFSSEELSFLMKLISEFIQS; this comes from the exons ATGGCTCTAAAAGCTGCTCATGTCTACGATGTTCCAAAACTTGATCAAGTCCAAGAAAATGCAGCATTGGCCCTCTGTTCTTCCCGATTGATCACTCAAT GTGTGAATATTGAGGGAAGTGATGACACCAAGCGAGGATTTAAATTCGGAAAATTTGTGGTGATGGGACATAGAGGGAGTGGAAAGAACATGTTACAATCTTGTGATCGGAGAATGAAATCCATCAAAGAGAATTCAATTCTCTCCTTCATTTCTGCTTCCAAGTTACCTCTGGATTTCATTGAATTCGACGTTCAG GTGACCAAAGATGACTGTCCAGTCATTTTCCATGACAACTTCATCCTCACTGAACATAAG GGAGAACTTATTGAGAAGAGAGTTACTGACCTCACTTTAGATGAATTCCGTTCATATGGACCCCAAGATGAAGGTGGCAGT GAGGGGAAGTCcttatttaagaaaacaaaagatggGAGAATCTTTGAATGGAAAGTTGAAGAAGATGCTCCTTTTTGTACACTGCAAGAGGTTTTCCAGAGAGTCGATGATACCATGGGCTTTAATGTTGAATTGAAGTTTGATGATAACATAATCTATAAAGAGGAAGAACTAAAACATATTCTTCAAGTAATTTTACAG GTGGTGTTTGAGCATGCCAAGGAGAGACCTGTAATGTTCTCAAGTTTTCAACCTGATGCAGCTCTGTTGATGAGGAAATTGCAGAGTACCTACCCT GTATTTTTCCTAACTAATGGAGGTTCAGAAATATACACGGATGTGAGAAGGAATTCCTTGGATGAGGCCATTAAGGTTTGCACAGAGGGTGGCCTCCAAGGAATAGTATCCGAAGTCAAAGCTGTCTTTAGAAATCCAGGAGCAGTAACAAGAATTAAAGAATCTAAGCTTTCCCTTATTACCTATGGCCAATTGAA TAATGTTCCAGAGGTGGTACACATGCAACACTTGATGGGCATTGAAGGAGTGATTGTTGACCTAGTTCACGAGATCACAGAGGCAGTCTCCCATTTTGTAGACTCTGCCAAAGATGGTGAAGAATCGGGCTTGTTTGAGGAGGAAGGGAAGATCCAAGTGAAAACAAAGCCTCGATTTTCAAGTGAAGAGCTCTCATTTCTGATGAAGCTGATATCTGAATTTATCCAGTCTTGA